A window of the Dyadobacter pollutisoli genome harbors these coding sequences:
- a CDS encoding glycoside hydrolase family 20 zincin-like fold domain-containing protein — MRIIGLLIGALFTFCHANGRQADYFLFDMGTPVSKVESGFIRITPATKYSKERGYGWLSAPGQAFDTTYNRIPDSLFQDGVTGKGSLVFRADVPPGEYFVSLTVGYPREQAMLMEMMVNDSALANITVPWYRLPYRSVRRKVTIGSKGAVVKVKGTGPAQLAGIYSLEFRPVADWPLNTFTKAPETDLSEMTSVALSLEKELRNDPGNSVLESRLDILQKHITAATFYEQAGWSAEVRKTRMSQIQRMYAAIDLLDQVVTDRASPLYYKSLYLLARIHYWLDKEDSELLAESKAPVFFNELSKAFPDHELIRMYQGDQIKDPYVSDVDMQNAPDWARFQREAMGRMLKVIHWWVNQRQAPNGELGGKYADDVEMLRWWLPAILGADDETVRKGYTRLADGIWNSGELVRGYDKKIDDVEHAAELFRDSHAGMFLVRYGDPAYVERAMISMQNFDKVWTGTTHLGHRHFKSYYFSSTETWEKSPYGVDVPLNARALLTGLWAAWYNRNPTLIRQFSEWANAWVADAGRTENGKPSGIIPPAVSFKNERIGGDSDKWYDPGLRYNYYQWGHLGHIAELYSFLNGLHDLTGDKSFLNPINKVAELMTSREEEMETAQPGSLKWVEQTLTAGGDDRTAGANPFGNLFAMTAKLSGDKQYNRLISLYASPYNKYQLTGDVRELLGGFDQILNSLRYNFPLLTSEVKFTDRVYVRGSDLLTGMYTGHFGRGFEYPALVASWKNTGRNVSVFVRKGDRSSAVVSLYNAGGAKQVEMNTWMLAPGQYKLHIGTDENDDTVAEKLIHEALVTIRERVGVIRIALPAKSQVVVRIDPEKLSEPNKTALPDIAIAAGDIQVSKNVDKPGIEANVHNIGNAQSGKSIVYLIVNDSVSDSATVAPIDAPNDLVPRVQTVHFNFNPRAGQNQITVKVKSEGQELNSYNNVATIQYAYTVAGVLPVLPFPQVVKQGGNSMSFAASADFKATGLNDGPLQRLKAHWETYKPAINGVVTKQKQVIELVLLKDLSAADTAFLAKSKPYRDSIGAEGYLLQARSGKITVAANTETGLFYGLQTLRQLTRAGWKQELFIADWPAFATRVIFDDISRGPISTIGYIKKQIERMAELKINYLSFYIEHIVQPLSHPDFAPKDGKLTIPQIRELSAYAEQFHMKLIGSFQSFGHFEKILAVPQYKSMGETGSLISPLDPKARQFLEDVIRELADSFNAPWFNVNCDETFDLNKGKSKAYIDSIGADRFYADHLNFLYGVLKKHNKKMMLWGDVAIQYEKIPEMLPKDVVYLTWEYGQAKSYDHWIKPFASRGLEFMVCPGVLNSYRMFPDMVMAKANIKGFMEAGKAQGATGAFTTLWDDGGTYLFSADWYGVYAAAEKSWNLAVKNETDFDSRYSLAAYGSLNSDYVKSVFKLLELRSLPLTYNMNDVLWQQELLPQKGQSLWLNNTSVPEAKKILAEASSLLANAKPQFNTGDIHTLEHSIAQYTLMMDSRKILASAAATYKQAFVWKTEKPAKAKKLVEQSADAVKRLKERYVVLKNNYRKSWLDENQPYWLDVVMGTYDVKISALAGLETELAKAVKPSGKLVLPAPVEIGFDILETPHTFFTYWLLSGPFPSEKEGSVPSFLYSENKEYNKPPIPGGIATYKRKNYRWHKFASKSGGMIDLSNYFGKTKAATGYAYCTLNVTGKSVDEVFVTSTAGTEVFCDGEKIAAIAGGGNRAVEQRMPVSLGKGTHLFVLKIPQKTGAPWTFSMRLSDDLPVVNTKHKYQTNSKNKTYEVE, encoded by the coding sequence GTGAGAATCATCGGTCTGCTCATTGGAGCGCTATTTACCTTCTGTCATGCAAATGGAAGGCAGGCTGATTATTTTTTGTTCGATATGGGAACTCCGGTTTCCAAAGTCGAAAGTGGTTTCATTCGCATCACACCGGCCACAAAATATTCCAAAGAGCGCGGCTATGGCTGGCTGTCGGCTCCCGGGCAGGCTTTCGATACCACGTACAACCGCATCCCTGATTCGCTTTTTCAGGATGGGGTTACCGGTAAAGGAAGTTTGGTGTTTAGGGCGGATGTTCCGCCGGGCGAGTACTTTGTGTCATTAACGGTGGGTTATCCCCGAGAGCAGGCAATGCTCATGGAAATGATGGTGAACGATAGCGCTCTGGCAAATATCACTGTTCCCTGGTACCGGCTTCCGTACCGCTCTGTCCGCAGGAAAGTGACAATTGGAAGTAAAGGGGCGGTTGTCAAAGTAAAAGGGACCGGACCTGCCCAATTAGCAGGTATATACAGCCTGGAATTCAGGCCAGTGGCAGACTGGCCGTTAAATACTTTTACCAAAGCACCGGAAACGGATCTGTCCGAAATGACTTCCGTAGCACTATCATTGGAGAAAGAACTTCGAAACGATCCCGGCAATTCCGTTTTGGAAAGCCGGTTGGATATCTTGCAAAAACACATCACTGCCGCGACATTTTACGAGCAGGCAGGCTGGTCGGCGGAAGTGCGAAAAACCAGGATGAGCCAGATCCAGCGCATGTACGCGGCGATCGATCTGCTGGACCAGGTCGTGACCGATCGGGCATCTCCATTGTACTATAAGTCGCTTTACCTTTTGGCCAGAATACATTATTGGCTTGATAAAGAGGACAGTGAGTTGCTTGCAGAAAGTAAGGCGCCTGTGTTCTTCAACGAACTGTCGAAAGCCTTTCCCGACCACGAGCTGATCCGAATGTACCAAGGCGATCAGATCAAGGATCCGTACGTTTCGGATGTGGATATGCAAAATGCGCCGGATTGGGCCAGGTTCCAGCGCGAAGCAATGGGCCGAATGCTAAAAGTAATTCATTGGTGGGTCAACCAGCGCCAGGCTCCCAATGGCGAACTGGGCGGAAAGTATGCCGATGATGTGGAAATGCTTCGCTGGTGGTTGCCCGCGATCCTGGGTGCGGACGATGAAACTGTCCGCAAGGGTTACACCCGCCTGGCCGACGGGATCTGGAACAGCGGGGAGCTTGTAAGGGGTTATGACAAAAAAATTGACGACGTAGAGCACGCCGCTGAGCTTTTCAGAGATTCACACGCTGGAATGTTTTTGGTGCGTTACGGCGATCCGGCTTATGTGGAGCGCGCGATGATCAGCATGCAGAATTTTGATAAAGTATGGACAGGTACCACGCATTTGGGACACCGGCATTTTAAATCTTATTATTTCTCCTCGACCGAAACATGGGAGAAATCGCCTTACGGCGTGGACGTTCCCCTGAATGCCAGGGCATTGCTCACCGGATTATGGGCAGCCTGGTACAACCGTAACCCTACGTTAATCCGCCAATTTTCCGAGTGGGCCAATGCGTGGGTAGCCGACGCAGGAAGAACTGAAAACGGCAAACCTTCGGGCATTATTCCGCCAGCCGTATCTTTTAAAAACGAGAGGATCGGAGGTGATTCAGACAAATGGTACGACCCCGGACTACGTTACAATTACTACCAATGGGGCCATCTGGGCCACATCGCAGAACTTTACAGTTTCCTGAACGGCTTGCATGACCTGACCGGAGACAAATCTTTTCTGAACCCGATCAATAAGGTGGCGGAATTGATGACAAGCCGGGAGGAAGAAATGGAAACAGCCCAGCCCGGCTCGTTGAAATGGGTAGAACAAACACTGACGGCCGGGGGTGACGATAGAACAGCCGGGGCAAATCCGTTTGGTAACTTGTTTGCCATGACCGCCAAACTGAGCGGGGACAAGCAATACAACCGGCTGATCAGCCTATATGCCTCGCCTTATAATAAGTACCAGCTCACCGGCGATGTGAGGGAGCTGCTCGGCGGTTTTGACCAGATCCTGAATTCCCTCCGCTACAATTTCCCGCTACTGACCAGCGAGGTGAAATTTACCGACCGCGTGTATGTGAGGGGAAGCGACCTGCTGACTGGCATGTACACAGGCCATTTCGGAAGAGGTTTTGAATATCCCGCATTGGTAGCCTCCTGGAAAAATACAGGCAGAAACGTATCCGTATTCGTCAGGAAGGGCGACCGTTCTTCGGCAGTTGTTTCGCTTTACAATGCGGGAGGTGCAAAGCAGGTGGAAATGAATACCTGGATGTTGGCACCCGGCCAATATAAGCTGCACATTGGAACCGACGAAAACGATGATACCGTAGCTGAAAAGCTGATTCACGAAGCATTGGTTACGATCCGGGAGCGGGTCGGGGTGATCCGGATTGCCCTTCCTGCGAAAAGTCAGGTAGTGGTCAGGATAGATCCGGAGAAATTATCTGAGCCGAATAAAACTGCATTACCAGATATTGCGATTGCTGCCGGGGATATCCAGGTTTCGAAAAATGTGGATAAACCGGGTATTGAGGCTAACGTACATAACATTGGAAATGCGCAATCGGGTAAGTCAATAGTATATCTGATTGTAAATGACTCAGTTTCTGACAGCGCAACAGTGGCGCCCATCGACGCCCCAAATGATCTGGTACCACGTGTACAGACTGTGCATTTCAATTTCAATCCAAGGGCCGGTCAGAATCAGATCACGGTGAAGGTGAAAAGTGAAGGTCAGGAATTGAATTCCTATAACAATGTTGCAACGATCCAATATGCATATACGGTCGCCGGCGTGCTGCCGGTACTTCCTTTTCCTCAGGTGGTGAAGCAGGGAGGAAATTCAATGTCTTTTGCGGCTTCGGCCGATTTCAAAGCAACCGGACTGAACGATGGACCGTTGCAGCGACTGAAAGCGCATTGGGAAACATATAAGCCCGCAATAAATGGCGTAGTCACAAAGCAAAAACAGGTGATTGAGCTGGTTTTGCTCAAAGATCTGTCTGCTGCGGATACTGCATTTTTAGCGAAATCAAAACCTTACCGCGATAGCATTGGGGCGGAAGGTTACCTTTTACAAGCTCGGTCCGGAAAAATAACGGTCGCCGCCAATACCGAAACCGGACTTTTCTACGGGTTGCAGACCTTACGCCAACTTACGCGCGCAGGCTGGAAACAAGAGCTTTTCATTGCGGATTGGCCTGCTTTCGCTACCAGGGTGATTTTTGATGACATCAGCCGCGGACCTATTTCGACCATCGGTTATATCAAAAAACAAATCGAAAGAATGGCGGAGTTGAAGATCAACTACCTTTCCTTCTACATCGAGCACATTGTACAGCCGCTGTCCCACCCGGACTTTGCGCCCAAAGACGGGAAGCTGACTATTCCGCAGATCCGTGAGCTATCCGCTTATGCGGAGCAATTCCACATGAAACTGATTGGCAGTTTTCAGTCTTTCGGGCATTTTGAGAAAATTCTGGCTGTGCCGCAATACAAATCCATGGGCGAAACCGGCTCGCTGATTTCCCCGCTCGATCCCAAAGCCAGGCAGTTTCTGGAAGATGTGATCAGGGAACTGGCAGATTCATTTAACGCGCCATGGTTTAATGTGAATTGCGACGAAACATTTGATCTGAACAAAGGAAAATCAAAAGCATATATCGACAGCATTGGCGCAGACCGGTTTTATGCAGATCACCTGAATTTCTTGTACGGGGTTTTGAAAAAACACAACAAAAAAATGATGCTTTGGGGAGATGTGGCAATTCAATATGAAAAGATCCCCGAAATGCTGCCCAAAGACGTGGTGTACCTGACCTGGGAATACGGCCAGGCCAAGAGCTACGACCATTGGATCAAACCTTTTGCAAGCCGCGGGCTGGAATTCATGGTGTGCCCGGGCGTGCTGAATTCGTACCGGATGTTTCCTGATATGGTGATGGCGAAGGCCAATATCAAAGGTTTCATGGAAGCAGGAAAAGCGCAGGGGGCCACGGGTGCATTTACGACTTTGTGGGACGATGGGGGTACCTATCTTTTCTCGGCCGACTGGTATGGTGTGTACGCCGCAGCTGAAAAAAGCTGGAACCTGGCCGTGAAAAATGAAACTGATTTCGATAGCCGGTACAGTCTGGCGGCATACGGATCTCTCAATAGCGATTATGTAAAATCAGTATTCAAATTATTGGAATTGAGAAGCTTGCCGCTTACCTACAATATGAATGATGTTTTGTGGCAGCAGGAGTTGCTGCCACAAAAAGGGCAGTCGCTGTGGCTGAACAATACCTCGGTACCAGAAGCCAAAAAGATCCTTGCAGAAGCTTCAAGCCTCCTGGCGAATGCAAAACCACAATTCAATACCGGCGATATCCATACCCTCGAACATTCGATTGCCCAGTACACTTTAATGATGGATTCACGAAAAATATTAGCCTCGGCTGCGGCGACCTACAAACAGGCTTTTGTCTGGAAAACGGAAAAACCTGCGAAGGCTAAAAAATTGGTAGAGCAATCCGCAGATGCAGTGAAGAGGCTCAAAGAAAGGTATGTTGTTTTAAAAAATAATTACCGGAAAAGCTGGCTGGACGAGAACCAACCCTACTGGCTCGATGTGGTAATGGGTACTTATGATGTCAAAATCAGTGCATTGGCGGGACTGGAAACGGAACTTGCAAAGGCTGTGAAACCTTCGGGTAAGCTGGTTTTGCCTGCTCCCGTTGAGATTGGATTTGATATTTTGGAAACGCCACATACCTTCTTCACCTATTGGCTGCTGAGCGGGCCGTTTCCTTCGGAAAAAGAAGGTAGCGTACCCTCATTCCTTTATTCAGAAAACAAAGAATACAACAAGCCACCGATCCCCGGAGGCATTGCAACTTACAAACGGAAAAACTATCGCTGGCACAAATTCGCTTCCAAAAGCGGCGGAATGATTGATTTGAGCAACTATTTTGGAAAAACAAAGGCCGCAACCGGTTATGCGTACTGCACTTTGAATGTAACCGGCAAAAGTGTCGATGAGGTTTTTGTAACATCGACTGCGGGGACTGAGGTTTTTTGCGACGGAGAAAAAATAGCCGCGATTGCAGGAGGCGGGAATAGGGCCGTTGAGCAAAGGATGCCTGTTTCCCTGGGCAAGGGTACGCATTTATTTGTTTTGAAAATACCCCAAAAAACCGGCGCGCCCTGGACATTCAGCATGCGGCTCAGCGACGATCTGCCGGTCGTAAACACCAAGCATAAATACCAGACGAATTCTAAAAACAAAACCTATGAAGTGGAATAA
- a CDS encoding HupE/UreJ family protein, whose amino-acid sequence MKYKKLFLLSFSLLLTLTAVNVSAHGVDQKTKSFLIGNEGAAFMPFLYTGAKHMITGYDHILLLVGVIFFLYKPKDILIYVSIFTIGYSLTLLLGVLANISINAYLIDQCLSNRCDHCPLDCLQRL is encoded by the coding sequence ATGAAGTATAAAAAACTTTTTCTGTTAAGTTTTTCATTGCTGCTTACCTTGACTGCCGTAAACGTTTCAGCCCATGGTGTCGATCAAAAGACAAAATCATTTCTGATTGGCAATGAAGGAGCGGCATTTATGCCGTTCCTGTACACTGGCGCTAAACACATGATAACCGGTTACGACCACATCTTGTTGTTAGTTGGAGTGATATTCTTTCTTTACAAGCCCAAGGACATTCTGATCTATGTGAGCATCTTTACGATTGGGTACAGCCTGACACTGCTGCTGGGTGTACTAGCAAACATTTCAATCAATGCCTATCTAATCGATCAATGCCTATCTAATCGATGCGATCATTGCCCTCTCGATTGTCTACAAAGGCTTTGA
- a CDS encoding glycoside hydrolase family 28 protein, with amino-acid sequence MPDKRYAGFVWMMLLAFQFLLAGSLEAQQYDIRNSGAIGDGITDNTLFIQKAIDSCTITGGTVYIPKGTYLSGTLNLKSNVTLHLSVNAILLGQPAAKFYPYQDSGIHFYGEDWAKQALIFCKNQKNVAIEGKGTIDGQGAAFVTTTLKKPDRYKNRPYLLWFAGCENVSVTGVQLRNSAFWMQHYLGCKTVRIDGISIWNHSNKNNDMMDIDGCSNVTISNITGDSDDDGITIKSTSPLVSEHIVISNCILSSHCSAIKFGTESVGGFRNIAISNCVIKPSAQTTTIYGKPAGIGGLAMEIVDGGIMEHIVVSNLVIDGPEVPLFLRLGNRARKYIATAEMPKPGIMRDITISDVVATGAAITGCSVSGIAKANVENVSFNNIRIAFAGGGVPADVKRKIEELEDLYPEATMFGKLPAFGFFIRHVKGLRMSGISMSTLAPEQRPAFFVNDTKDFAILDIDTKQAGTSVLVSNSVDGLVSAKSSGKPVEDFLRKDGSSKNIKARLD; translated from the coding sequence ATGCCTGATAAAAGATATGCCGGATTTGTTTGGATGATGCTTCTCGCATTTCAGTTTCTGCTTGCCGGAAGCCTGGAAGCACAGCAATACGACATCCGTAATTCCGGTGCGATCGGCGACGGTATCACCGACAATACCCTGTTTATCCAGAAGGCAATAGATTCTTGTACCATCACGGGTGGCACCGTATACATTCCAAAGGGGACTTACCTTAGCGGCACCCTGAATTTAAAAAGCAACGTAACCCTCCATCTTTCAGTGAATGCAATCCTGCTCGGACAACCCGCGGCAAAATTTTATCCTTATCAGGATTCAGGGATCCATTTTTACGGCGAGGATTGGGCAAAACAGGCGTTGATTTTTTGTAAAAACCAAAAAAACGTAGCCATCGAGGGCAAAGGGACTATCGACGGACAAGGCGCCGCATTTGTGACCACTACTTTGAAAAAGCCAGACCGTTATAAAAACAGACCTTACCTCCTATGGTTTGCGGGATGCGAAAATGTCTCTGTGACCGGCGTGCAATTGCGAAATTCAGCATTCTGGATGCAGCATTATCTGGGCTGCAAAACGGTGCGCATCGACGGGATCAGCATTTGGAACCACTCCAACAAGAACAACGATATGATGGATATCGACGGCTGCAGCAACGTGACCATTTCCAACATCACCGGCGATTCGGATGATGACGGGATCACGATCAAAAGTACTTCACCGCTTGTATCCGAGCACATTGTGATTTCCAACTGCATCCTCAGCAGTCATTGCAGCGCCATTAAATTCGGCACGGAATCTGTCGGTGGCTTCCGGAATATTGCTATTTCAAATTGTGTGATCAAGCCCTCGGCACAAACGACAACCATTTATGGCAAACCCGCCGGGATCGGGGGGCTGGCCATGGAGATTGTCGATGGCGGGATCATGGAGCATATTGTAGTGAGTAATCTGGTGATCGATGGCCCGGAGGTGCCGCTTTTTCTGAGACTCGGCAACCGTGCCCGAAAATACATTGCCACGGCAGAAATGCCCAAGCCCGGCATCATGCGCGACATCACCATATCCGATGTGGTGGCTACCGGCGCGGCAATAACAGGCTGCTCAGTTTCGGGCATTGCCAAAGCCAATGTAGAAAATGTTTCATTTAACAACATTCGCATAGCGTTTGCGGGAGGAGGGGTGCCCGCTGACGTAAAACGAAAAATAGAGGAACTGGAAGATCTGTATCCGGAAGCGACGATGTTTGGGAAACTTCCGGCGTTTGGATTTTTTATCCGGCATGTAAAAGGTCTCAGAATGTCGGGCATTAGTATGTCGACACTAGCGCCTGAGCAGCGGCCCGCCTTTTTTGTAAACGACACCAAAGATTTCGCAATTCTTGACATTGACACAAAACAGGCAGGGACATCGGTGCTTGTAAGCAATAGTGTGGACGGATTGGTGTCGGCAAAAAGCAGCGGTAAGCCTGTGGAAGATTTTCTTAGAAAGGATGGATCTTCGAAAAACATCAAAGCCAGGCTAGATTGA
- a CDS encoding D-glucuronyl C5-epimerase family protein: protein MKWNNPNRYLFVFLLFSLSANVACGQVKKEDYLLAVDQIAQYISGPMMDEQGRSRCDYNMTEGKWYEYEVPWHTGQAVNALLAAYKQTGNKKYLVAAIKGGEYWAGLEIKNHPVLKGMVNAHHGDTIGEDFIIFATVSDGTPGIYELSRVTKNDKYAKVATSAAYWMMKNMYDAENGICYDNIDAKTGEVLKENSPFWKNKAEQTLFDVSRPNTEGWLFKDAFEFSGDKKFKDAFINLCNSLIEKQGPEGVWMSFMPNSAEARSFHPRFSLWYAESLIQAFKLTGDKKYLDAASRTAEVFAKAQQNDGTIYYDNYLNGRQPDKGSITGSATALAGIVWMQLSQNGYKQFDQNIEKSAGWILKNRYAQDHPDPNLRGAVLETRIRFRKGKAWLTNRDTGSTFALRFLVDYIGYKFK from the coding sequence ATGAAGTGGAATAACCCAAATCGTTATTTGTTCGTGTTCTTGCTTTTTTCGCTTTCGGCAAACGTTGCCTGTGGGCAGGTGAAAAAAGAGGATTATCTGTTGGCCGTTGACCAGATTGCCCAATACATTTCCGGCCCGATGATGGACGAGCAAGGCAGATCGAGATGCGATTACAATATGACCGAGGGGAAATGGTACGAATATGAAGTCCCCTGGCATACCGGTCAGGCGGTCAACGCGTTGCTGGCAGCTTATAAGCAAACAGGCAACAAAAAATACCTGGTCGCTGCGATCAAAGGCGGAGAGTATTGGGCTGGATTGGAAATCAAAAACCATCCGGTGCTCAAAGGCATGGTGAACGCCCACCATGGCGATACGATAGGTGAGGATTTCATCATTTTTGCTACCGTTTCCGATGGTACCCCTGGCATTTACGAGCTATCGCGGGTAACCAAAAATGACAAATACGCCAAAGTCGCCACGTCGGCGGCTTATTGGATGATGAAAAATATGTACGATGCCGAAAACGGCATTTGCTACGATAATATCGATGCGAAAACCGGCGAAGTGCTTAAAGAGAACAGCCCGTTTTGGAAGAACAAGGCCGAGCAAACTTTGTTTGACGTTTCTCGGCCTAATACCGAAGGCTGGCTGTTCAAAGATGCATTTGAATTTTCGGGGGATAAAAAGTTCAAAGATGCTTTCATCAATCTGTGCAATAGTCTGATCGAAAAACAAGGCCCGGAAGGCGTTTGGATGAGCTTTATGCCCAATTCGGCAGAAGCCCGCTCGTTTCACCCGCGTTTTTCATTGTGGTACGCCGAATCGCTGATCCAGGCATTCAAGCTCACCGGGGATAAAAAATACCTGGACGCAGCTTCCCGTACGGCCGAGGTTTTCGCCAAAGCACAGCAAAACGACGGCACGATCTATTACGATAACTACCTCAACGGCAGGCAGCCGGATAAAGGGTCCATCACCGGTTCGGCCACGGCATTGGCCGGGATCGTCTGGATGCAGCTTTCCCAAAACGGCTACAAGCAATTTGACCAAAACATCGAAAAATCGGCCGGCTGGATCCTGAAAAACCGTTACGCACAGGACCATCCAGATCCTAACCTGCGTGGCGCGGTGCTCGAAACCCGCATCCGGTTCAGAAAAGGCAAAGCGTGGCTCACCAACCGTGACACCGGAAGCACGTTTGCCCTTCGCTTCCTGGTAGATTACATCGGCTACAAATTCAAATAA
- a CDS encoding sugar phosphate isomerase/epimerase family protein encodes MDICCAYLYIISRYGYPPPIEHTVGHIREMAALGFSSIELEGIGKKNIEYLFKHKNTIKESLEECGCTVPILCIVLPQLGSDLDAAGQAECLELFEMGCETAQFFGTEGVLDNGPLLPLQYPANMAVMRHYSGSEIDSLRPLSAVRWEHYWGTLTDRYRLVCALAARYGLDYHLHPCEGSLTPSTDSFLFFAEAVGASNLMFNLDTSNQFLIRENLPLSLIRLGNRVKYIHISDNTGQKAGHLPPGSGNINWEIFFSVLREVGFSGRLAIDVGGAETEIGDLDAAYLGTAQWLRQQWSSNVGLLV; translated from the coding sequence ATGGACATATGTTGTGCATACCTCTATATCATTTCACGATATGGGTATCCGCCGCCTATTGAGCATACGGTCGGCCATATCCGGGAAATGGCTGCGCTGGGGTTTTCGTCGATAGAACTCGAAGGAATTGGGAAAAAGAATATTGAATACCTTTTCAAGCATAAAAACACCATTAAAGAATCACTGGAAGAATGCGGTTGTACTGTGCCAATTTTATGCATTGTATTGCCGCAACTGGGATCTGATCTGGATGCAGCCGGCCAAGCAGAGTGTCTGGAATTGTTTGAAATGGGATGCGAAACCGCACAGTTTTTCGGGACCGAGGGTGTATTGGATAACGGGCCGCTTTTGCCGCTCCAATATCCCGCAAACATGGCGGTCATGCGTCATTACAGCGGCAGTGAAATCGATAGCCTACGACCCTTATCGGCTGTCCGGTGGGAGCATTATTGGGGAACGCTGACCGACAGATACCGTTTGGTCTGTGCCTTGGCAGCCCGATATGGGCTTGATTATCACCTTCATCCTTGCGAAGGCAGCCTGACCCCGTCTACTGATTCTTTTTTGTTTTTCGCAGAAGCAGTCGGCGCGTCCAACCTGATGTTTAACCTGGATACATCGAACCAGTTTCTGATCCGGGAAAACCTGCCGCTCAGTCTGATCCGTTTGGGTAACCGTGTTAAATACATCCATATTTCAGATAACACAGGTCAAAAGGCTGGCCATCTTCCGCCCGGCAGCGGAAATATCAATTGGGAGATCTTCTTTTCCGTGCTGCGGGAAGTGGGTTTCAGCGGCAGGCTTGCCATTGATGTAGGCGGGGCCGAAACGGAGATCGGGGACCTGGATGCTGCATATTTAGGAACAGCGCAGTGGCTCAGGCAACAATGGTCCAGTAATGTTGGTTTATTGGTGTAG
- a CDS encoding LacI family DNA-binding transcriptional regulator → MEGKEDNSLSGVKEIARRANVSLGTVDRVINNRAGVAVKTRNRVNAIIEELNYQPNVLARRLALTSRGTLRLAVLLPDISEETEYWKAPLEGINKADLEIRQYGVQVEHYFFDQNVQSGFAQQVNRIMENTPDGVLITPTFEKESIVLMKFCKKKKIPCVLMNSDIPDQQRLCYIGPELFDSGYLSGQLVHYCLKDGQKAMIVNIAREIESNVAILRKEDGFLAYFREKLSEDQLVHLNMTDTGYAAVAGRLTALLEEHKQIGIIYVTNSRVSLVAQWLESIGRSDIVLIGYDYLDKNLDYLKRGVIDFLLCEKPQEQGYRGVMSLFQYLVFSTTVQDDYLIPIDIVTSANYRYYRN, encoded by the coding sequence GTGGAAGGAAAAGAAGACAATTCGCTGAGCGGTGTCAAGGAAATTGCACGCAGGGCGAACGTTTCTCTCGGCACCGTGGACCGGGTGATCAACAACAGGGCGGGGGTAGCTGTAAAAACCAGGAACCGCGTCAATGCAATTATCGAAGAGCTTAATTACCAGCCCAACGTGCTCGCCCGGCGACTCGCCCTGACATCCAGAGGTACCCTGCGGCTTGCAGTGCTGCTGCCTGACATTTCCGAAGAAACAGAGTACTGGAAAGCCCCGCTCGAAGGGATTAATAAAGCGGATTTGGAAATCAGGCAATATGGCGTTCAGGTGGAGCACTACTTTTTTGATCAGAATGTCCAGTCCGGATTTGCCCAACAGGTGAACCGGATCATGGAAAATACCCCCGATGGCGTACTGATCACGCCCACTTTTGAGAAGGAGTCGATCGTGCTGATGAAATTCTGCAAAAAGAAGAAAATTCCCTGCGTGCTGATGAACTCGGACATTCCGGACCAGCAGCGACTTTGCTATATCGGACCCGAACTTTTCGACAGCGGGTATCTTTCCGGTCAACTGGTCCACTATTGTCTTAAAGATGGGCAGAAGGCAATGATTGTCAATATCGCCCGTGAGATTGAAAGCAACGTGGCCATCCTGCGCAAGGAGGATGGATTTCTGGCCTATTTCAGGGAGAAGCTTTCTGAGGACCAGCTTGTTCACCTGAATATGACGGATACCGGCTATGCTGCTGTTGCCGGAAGGCTTACCGCCTTGCTGGAAGAACACAAGCAGATCGGCATTATCTATGTGACCAATTCCCGGGTGTCATTGGTAGCACAGTGGCTGGAATCGATTGGGAGAAGCGATATTGTCCTCATTGGTTACGATTATCTGGACAAAAACCTGGATTATCTCAAAAGAGGGGTGATCGACTTTCTGCTTTGCGAAAAGCCCCAGGAGCAGGGTTATCGTGGGGTGATGTCGTTGTTTCAATATCTGGTTTTTTCTACAACCGTCCAGGATGATTATCTGATCCCCATCGATATCGTTACCAGTGCCAATTATAGGTATTATAGAAATTAA